A segment of the Terriglobia bacterium genome:
CGCGCTTTTCCAGTTGCAGCGCGATCGATTCGGAAACCAGTTGCGCATCCAGCTCGGGCTTGTGCACTTCCTGGATGTCGATGTAGACATCGCGGTTGGTGCGCTTCTGCAGTTCGCCCTTGAGCTTGTCGATCTCCGCGCCCTTGCGGCCGATAATGATGCCCGGCCGGGCGGTGCGGATGATGATGCGCAGCTTGTTGCCGGGGCGCTCGATCTCGATGGAGCTGACGCCCGCCGACTTGAGCTTGTCCTTCAGCTCATTCTTCAGCTTGACGTCTTCCAGCAAGAACTTGGCGTAGTCGCGGGTCATGAACCAGCGCGACTTCCACGGCTTGGTGTAGCCGATGCGGAATCCGTATGGATGGACTTTTTGTCCCATAGTTCCTCTTTGCTAGCTGTCAGCTATCGGCTGTCAGCTTTCAGCGAAAACCTATCTCTTTTTCCCCTTACCCGCGAACTTCTTCGCGGGAGGCTTCTTCTTGGCAAGCGGCCGGCGCGCCGGTTTGCGGGCCGGAGCGGCGGCGTGGGTTGCTTCCGCCGCCTCCGCCGAGGCGCCGTTGCGGTTCTTCTCCGCCAGC
Coding sequences within it:
- the rpsC gene encoding 30S ribosomal protein S3 — translated: MGQKVHPYGFRIGYTKPWKSRWFMTRDYAKFLLEDVKLKNELKDKLKSAGVSSIEIERPGNKLRIIIRTARPGIIIGRKGAEIDKLKGELQKRTNRDVYIDIQEVHKPELDAQLVSESIALQLEKRVGFRRAMRKSVDSALRFGCKGIKVRVSGRLNGNEIARSEWYLQGRLPLHTLRADIDYGFAEARTTYGVIGVKCWVYKGEILPAKKREPQGAGAF